A stretch of the Takifugu flavidus isolate HTHZ2018 chromosome 1, ASM371156v2, whole genome shotgun sequence genome encodes the following:
- the ndr2 gene encoding nodal-related 2 — translation MRSLELLALALNASALLLLAHGSQRSNDGVYPGPVLRPSAPERPTAYHLPTYMMHLYRNFRSNFSRPLDTLERRAAQHADTVQSVMAKSLTHRQGRWIATFDLHALLADKQIQAAELRIRLPHSAANITVEVLHQNSHMCPAHRGCQEQQLVGLLAESSLVTSSHSWKVFNVTAPLLSWLRRRTAAAAIQLKRLPGRMKEAKTKRGLLLDTSVYMMGAREQDVSERALLVIFSHTGSDEKSKAKATLLHTAEQSKFLSAAEVRQARWPRRRRSKRGHREQTVRSLMTPKKGGDKTLCRRVDLRVDFNKIGWGSWIIFPKKYNAYRCEGSCPGPLGEDLNPTNHAYMQSLLKHYHPERVTSPCCAPTKMSPLSMLYYENGEMLLRHHEDMIVDECGCQ, via the exons ATGCGCTCATTGGAACTGCTGGCGTTGGCCCTGAACGcatctgctctcctgctgctggctcaCGGGAGTCAGAGGAGCAACgatggagtttaccccggtccTGTGCTGCGTCCTTCTGCGCCGGAGCGACCCACCGCGTATCACCTGCCGACCTACATGATGCACCTCTACAGGAACTTCCGATCGAACTTTTCCAGGCCTTTGGATACTTTGGAGCGGAGAGCCGCGCAACACGCGGACACCGTGCAGAGCGTGATGGCTAAAA GTTTGACACACAGACAGGGACGCTGGAttgcgacctttgacctccacgCTCTGCTAGCTGACAAGCAGATCCAGGCAGCAGAGCTGAGAATCCGGCTTCCCCACAGCGCCGCCAACATCACCGTTGAGGTCCTCCACCAGAACAGCCACATGTGTCCCGCGCACAGGGGCTGCCAAGAACAGCAGCTGGTGGGGCTGCTCGCCGAATCGTCGTTGGTCACCTCATCGCACAGCTGGAAGGTCTTCAACGTGACGGCGCCGCTGCTGAGCTGGCTCAGGCgcaggacggcggcggcggcgataCAACTCAAGAGGCTGCCAGGGAGGATGAAAGAGGCAAAGACAAAGAGGGGGCTGTTGCTCGACACGTCTGTCTACATGATGGGGGCACGAGAGCAGGACGTGAGCGAGCGGGCCTTGCTGGTCATCTTCTCACACACCGGCTCTGACGAGAAGTCAAAGGCCAAGGCGACTCTGCTCCACACAGCCGAACAATCCAAGTTTTTGTCCGCCGCTGAAGTCCGACAGGCCCGCTGGCCCAGGAGGCGCAGGAGCAAACGCGGGCACAGGGAACAGACGGTGAGAAGCTTGATGACGCCCAAAAAAGGAGGCGATAAAACCCTGTGCCGCCGAGTCGACCTGCGCGTGGACTTCAACAAAATCGGCTGGGGGTCGTGGATCATCTTTCCGAAGAAATATAACGCCTACCGTTGTGAAGGCTCCTGCCCCGGTCCCCTGGGAGAAGATTTAAACCCGACAAATCATGCTTACATGCAG AGTTTGTTGAAGCATTACCACCCTGAAAGAGTAACATCTCCCTGCTGCGCCCCGACCAAAATGAGCCCGTTAAGCATGCTGTACTACGAGAACGGAGAAATGCTGCTGCGGCACCACGAAGACATGATTGTGGATGAATGCGGCTGCCAGTAA
- the lrrc20 gene encoding leucine-rich repeat-containing protein 20, with product MAEAVAKVARRINATVEEGKDYLDLSNCKLISFPDGVFKVLRSVSEDIRVITLADNEMKVISSKFFSTFTNLRELDLQGNVLTKLPDVVADMEHLTSISLANNTFSIFPDKLTEIATLERINLEGNRITEIPVDKLSEMPALKWLNVRSNPLDSNTLSALQSPHKFDILTTQS from the exons ATGGCTGAAGCAGTTGCAAAAGTGGCCCGGAGGATTAATGCGACTGTAGAGGAAGGGAAAGATTATTTAG ATTTGTCAAACTGCAAGCTCATTTCTTTCCCAGATGGTGTTTTCAAGGTCCTGAGGAGTGTCTCCGAAGACATTCGTGTTATCACTCTGGCTGACAATGAGATGAAGGTTATTTCCAGCAAGTTTTTTTCAACCTTCACTAATCTAAGAG agctggacctgcagggtAACGTGCTCACCAAACTCCCAGACGTCGTGGCAGATATGGAGCATTTGACCTCCATCAGTCTGGCCAATAACACTTTCTCCATTTTCCCTGATAAGCTTACTGAAATAGCCACACTCGAGAGGATTAACCTGGAAGGAAACCGCATCACTG AAATACCTGTGGATAAATTGTCCGAGATGCCAGCGCTCAAGTGGCTGAATGTCAGATCAAATCCTTTGGACTCAAATACTCTGTCTGCTCTCCAGTCCCCTCATAAATTTGATATATTGACCACACAGTCATAA
- the ppa1a gene encoding inorganic pyrophosphatase 2, mitochondrial has product MSFTTEERGRPNTAEYRVFFKDSAGKHISPFHDIPIYASEEENIFHAVVEVPRWTNAKIEIATKEPLNPLKQDIKKGNLRYVANVFPHKGYIWNYGAIPQTWEDPNHQDSDTGCCGDNDPIDICDIGNKVCSRGEVIKVKVLGTLALIDEGETDWKVIVINTDDPDAAEYNDIDDVRRNKPGYLEATVDWFRRYKVPDGKPENQFAFNGDFKDRDFAIKTVKDTHEFWKALVSKKTDAGELNCTNTSITDSPFCCSAADAKATVQSTSALGAEDPAPSSVDNWFYYEK; this is encoded by the exons ATGAGCTTCACCACCGAGGAGAGGGGAAGGCCCAACACCGCAGAGTACAGGGTCTTTTTCA AAGACTCTGCGGGCAAACACATCTCACCTTTTCACGACATTCCCATCTATGCCAGCGAAGAGGAG AATATCTTTCATGCTGTCGTGGAGGTTCCGAGGTGGACAAATGCAAAGATCGAA ATAGCTACCAAAGAGCCTCTTAATCCGCTGAAGCAAGACATAAAGAAGGGAAATCTTCGATACGTGGCAAATGTGTTTCCGCACAAAGGCTACATCTGGAACTATGGAGCCATTCCACAG ACGTGGGAAGACCCCAACCACCAGGACAGCGACACCGGATGCTGCGGGGACAATGATCCAATTGACATATGTGACATAGGAAATAAG GTGTGCTCTCGAGGGGAAGTAATCAAAGTGAAGGTGCTGGGAACACTGGCTCTGATTGATGAGGGAGAAACGGACTGGAAGGTCATTGTGATCAATACAGACGACCCAGATGCTGCCGAGTATAACG ATATTGACGACGTGCGGCGGAATAAACCCGGGTACCTGGAGGCGACTGTTGATTGGTTCAGACGATACAAAGTCCCAGACGGGAAACCTGAAAACCAGTTTGCTTTCAACGGAGATTTCAAAGACAGG GACTTTGCCATTAAAACGGTCAAGGACACCCATGAGTTTTGGAAGGCGCTGGTCTCCAAGAAAACAGATGCTGGCGAGTTGAACTG caccaacaccagcatcaCAGACAGTccgttctgctgctccgctgcagACGCCAAGGCTACGGTCCAGTCG ACGAGCGCTTTAGGAGCTGAAGACCCAGCTCCAAGCTCAG ttgATAATTGGTTCTACTACGAGAAGTAA